GTAAAGCTGTTACGAACACCCAATACAATGGAAGTAAAGAGATAAGCGCTAACACCGTTAAGATTGAAACGATGATTGTTTTCTTCATTCTTCGTTTTAAAACGGAGGTTGATTGCATGTCTTGTTTCACCTACTTCCTTATTTCTCTGTTCGTAGCGTTCTAAATTGGAAGATCGCAAACGCCATGATAATAAAGAATAAAATTACTGATTGGGCCGACGCTAAACCGAAGTTAAAGTCACGGAAGGCTGTTTTATAGATGACGTGGACGAGAGTTTCTGTTGCATACCCTGGTCCACCACCTGTCATCATAATAATTTGCGTAAATACTTGGAACGAACCAATTGTACTTAAGATCACTAAATAAAGCGTTGTTGGCTTTAAGAGTGGAATGGTTATGCGGAACCATTTTTGAAGTGGAGACGCCCCATCGATATCTGCCGCTTCATATAGTGATGGACTAATGTTGTTCATGGCTGCTAAATAAATGATAATCCCAGCACCTGGTGGTATAAGTATCGCCATGATCATAAGTGACGGTAATGCTGTCGCAGTTTGTCCGAGCCAGTCAACTCGCTCAAACCCGAAAAACTCTATAATATAGTTAAACAAACCAAAACGATAGTTATACATCCAGCGCCATACCATCGCAATGATAACCATTGAAGTGACGGTTGGTAAGTAAAATGCTGAGCGAAAAAAGGTTTGTGACCACTTGCCTAAGGGATAAATTAAAGTAGCAATGACAAGTGCGGTAATAATAAAGGCAGGTACAGTCACGATTGTAAATAAGAACGTATTCCATAATGCTGCTCTAAAAATTGGACTTTCAAATGCGACAAGATAATGTTTAAAGCCAACCCATTCAACATCAAATACACCGCGATCCTGAAATGATATGAAAAATGCCCATACGATTGGAACGAGCATAAACGTAATGAAAAAGACGAGCTTTGGTAAGAGAAAGAAGTAGGCGACTTTATTTTCTACAATTTTCTGCCACAGCGTTTTCTTTTTCAAAACGATTTTTTTTGATGTATCAAATTGAGTTGACGTATTTGGTTTCGTTTCCGTATTCAATGTTCTTCCCCCTTACACTTCGGTAAGTGTCCATTCGTAAAAAGGAGGAGGACTCAAAAGTGCCTAGCTCTCTCCACCCTTCACAAGATGTAGACCTAAACCTTTTAGCTCTGTACCTTGTTTTGGATGTGCCTGGACTTTGTTTTTGAGCCATCCCCACCTTCATTTTGATACTATTCGTTTAAGATGCGCTCTACTTCACTACGAGCATCTGTTAGAGCCTCTTCTGGCGTTTTCTCACCATTAGCTGCTAGTTGAAGCTGACTTTGAATGACTTCATCGATTCGTGCCCATTCAGAGTGCATTGGAATTCCAACTACTTGATCCGCTAGTTCTTGAGCATCTGCCATTGCTGGGTTATCAGCAAATGGTTCCATGTCTGCCGCTGATTCACGTGCAGGGAATGTACCGTAGTTCTTCGCAGTTGTATACTGTTCTTCAGTATTTGTGATGTGCTTTAAGAATTCAGAAACCATCATCTTCTTCGCTTCATCTTCTTGTGCGAACATAACATATCCGCCAACTCCACCCATTGTGACTGGCTCACCTAAGTCACCGATTGGGTATTCAGCAACCATGAAATCCATCTCATACTCTTCTGTTTGAAGAGAGTTGATCGCCCATGTTGCCCAAGGTTGAACAGCAACTGTACGCTGGTCTAATGCTGCAAATGCTTGGAACGTTCCACCTACATCAGAGCCACCCATTTCTTGTGGTGCCACTTCATGTTCGAACTTTAGATCAACTAGCTTTTGTAAACCACTAATTGCTTCTGGTGAATCAAATGTATATTCTTCTAGGTCCTCACTTAGCGGGTATCCACCATCCATTAATAGGAACGGCCACGCTTCATAGTAATTTGGCATAATATATGTTGAGAAACCGTAAACCTCATCATCAGTCAAGGCTTTCATCGTTTCTACGAATTCATCGTATGTCCAGCGTCCATCTTCTGGAGGCTCTACACCTTTTTCTTCAAAAATCTCAAGGTTTAATAGCATTGTTTGAACACTTACAGACGTTGGAACACCGTAAAGAGAACCTTCGTACTCATATGCTTCTAATGTGTTTGGATAGAAATCTGCCCACTCATCTTCAGTGAAGAGATCATCTGTTGATTCAATCACGCCTTCTTCGATATGGTTTAAGCTAATTGCTCCACCACTAATATCGATTGGCGCGATGTCTGGCCAGTTATGTCCAGCAATTGCGACACTTAACGCATCACCAAGTTCTGCCCAAGGCTGCTGTACGATGTCAATTTCAACTCCTGGATACATATCTTCAAATTCTGCAACTTTGTCTTCAATCCAGTGATATTGGTTCTCATCTTCGTCTTGCCACCTAGGACCATCCCAGATGGTAATTTCTCCTTCCCAATCTTCCCAGTTATCAACATCTACACCACTTGACGAGTCTCCTCCACATGCAGTCAACGCTGACAAACTTAAAGCGAAAACACCCGTTGCCACCAATGATTTCATTTTCTTCATGTTTATCCCCCTTGAAAAATAATGATAATGTTTTTAAACCAAAGAAACGGTTATCCGTCTCTTTGGTGGAAAACTAAAGTAAAAACTCTCAGCCTTAGATAGCGCTTTCATATTTTCAGTTATATACCTTGTCTTGTATTAAGTGATACTCATCAAGACAAGTAAATTAATGCACTTGAATCAGATTTATCCTTTAATTTCCTTCAACAGATTCGATTGCTTTGCGGACGAAGCCTTCATTTTGAATAAGGAGCTCCTTCGCCTCGTGGACATTGACGTTCGCTTTTAGCATGACGATGGCCACCTTCACATCATTTTCTGCTTCCTTCAATGTTGTGGCAATCTTTTCATCAGAAACATCTGTTACTGATTTGACAATACTTTTTGCGCGTTCCTTAAGCTTTAAGTTACTCGCATTTACATCTACCATCAAGTTTTCATAGACTTTACCTAGTTTTACCATGCTCGTAGTTGAGATCATATTCAATATCATCTTATGTGCTGTTGCAGCTTTCAACCTCGTTGAGCCTGTTAGGACTTCAGGGCCGACTTCAACTTCGATCGCTTCTAAGGCAACCTTGCCAAGTTCTGAATTTTTGTTACATGTCAGAGCAATTGTTTTTGCACCTAGTTCATTTGCATAATTCAGTGCTCCTATCGCGTATGGTGTTCTTCCACTAGCTGCGATGCCAATAACAACGTCTTTGTGTGTAAGTCCAACTAGCTTTAAATCTTCCGCACCTTGTTCCACGCTGTCCTCTACACCTTCTACAGCTCGGAACATTGCTCCTTCGCCACCTGCCATAATTGCTTTTACAGTGTCAGGAGATGTTCGAAATGTAGGTGGGCACTCAGAGGCATCAAGAACTCCTAACCTCCCACTAGTACCTGCTCCAATGTAAAATAATGTACCACCTTGCTTTAAAGATTCATACACGTATTCAACTGTTCGTTCAATGTGGGTCAATTCATGATTTACAGCCTGGGCGATCGTCTGGTCTTCTTCATTCATCAACGTCAAAATATCGATCGTTGACTTTTGATCAATGTTTTTCGTTTTTTCATTTCGCTGTTCTGTCGTAAGAGCAGAGAGATTTACATCCATCTCATATCACCAAACTTCATCGGTTGTTTTGAAATTTTCTTTCAATATTAATCTTAAAATAACTGTAATAATATTTCAACCAGTTTTTTAATTTTTTGAAATGTTTTTTTATCATTTTAAATTTAAAGAAAAATAAGAGCCTGACAATGATGTCAAACTCTTAATTGACTATTCATATTTTAATAGATTGTATCCAAGTCAATTCCTTGATAATAGTGCTTTAAAATCTCTTCATAATCGGCTCCTTTTTCTGCCATTCCGACTGCGCCAGTTTGTGACATTCCTACACCGTGGCCCCAGCCACCGCCATATACTTCAAAGCCGACCACTTCCTGTTTTCCCATGATAGGTTCAATAAAGAACAGTGTACTTAATAGTGGGCTTAAGTTACCTTGAGCGTTAAAGTATTGCAATGCCCAGCGAATTTGGTCTTTTGATTCAGAGAATGTGCCGTTTTCTGTTACAAACTCAATTTCATAGACTCTCCCTGAGTCAGAGCGTTCTAATACATTAATTTCGTAAACTTTCCCGACATCGGTATTAAATCTAGCACTCAATGACTCTGTCATTTCCTCCATCGTCCATTCGAATGTCCAACGGTGATATCTAGACCAGTCAGATTCGTAGGCACCTTCATTCATGCCGCGTAAAGATTTTGCATTACCACTATTTTTAAACACTTCAAGTGTTGGAACGTTATCAAATGCATTTCCTCGGTTTGCATCTGGTGCTCCACGTAAGTATGGAACTGCCTCTGTATTCCACACATCTTCATTATTAGCAGTAAAGCCACCACTTGTTGAGTGATAAACAGCTGTAATTAGCTCCCCATCATACGTTGCGACGACTCCTCTTGTTTCATCAACTGCACTATTAGAAATTGGGTGCTCTGCCCCGTAACCTCCATAAACTTGGTCAGATGTTGTTGGAAGTAAATCATATCCATCTGAGCTACGCTTTCCTAAGTTCGAAAGTGCATACGTCCTTGCAGCAACCGCTTGTGTTTTTTGTGCTTCAAGTTCCCCATAAGGTACTGGTGGTAGCTCATGAGGGACAACCCCATATAAATACTCCTCTAACGGAAGTTCGTTAATTGCAACGAGCGTACCTGCGCTATTAAATTCTACTTCTGCAAAACCACGGTATGGTTGACCATTGACAGTAACAAGCCCGTTGTCTGCTCGAAGCACAACAGCCCCTTCATACGTTAAGTCATCACCGATGCTGATAGAAGATTCACCTTCAGACGTTGTAATCTGGCGCCAAAATGCATCGCTACCAGCAAGCCCTTTGTCAATTAACTCTTGTCGGAAAGCTTCCCGCTCTCCCCATGAAGCATCAAGTGAAAATGCCCCTGCTAACATTCGGTAGCCATCATTATGTGGTTCAACATACGTTGGATAACCTTCTTCCTCTGCTTGTGTAAGCCATTCCGCTAATGCAGATTCGCTACTTATCCACCCAGTTTGAAGACGGAATAACGTTTCAATCGTACCTTGTGACTGAAGTTCGACTGTCACTTCCTCGCTTTCTCCTTCATAAAGAACGACACCTGTTTCTTTTGATTCAAGTTGGTAAGAGGTTTCACTTCCAACAGTGAGTGACGTCGCGTTCGGAACGACTCCGACACGGATCATTTGCTCTTCATCATCTGCAAATGAAACTAGCGAACTTGTCGCCATAAATGAAGCGCTTACAAAAAGAAAAACAAAAAACACCTTTAATACCTTACTCACCTATACCACTCCCTATAAAAATTTTTCACAACACACCCATTCGGTGACACTGTTGAAAAAACCTTTTAAGATTTTTCTGTTTTTTCTAAAATTTAATTTCAGAACTTACGAACTATATATTTTTATGAAAATAGGTATAGGTTTATGGAATATCATGGTATTTATAACCTTGTTTTTTCTAACTGATCATACCGCCAAATAATCTCGAAACCGAATTTTTGGTAAAACTCAATGAGCTCTGTCCAATCGATGATGAGATGGTCGACTTCACGTTTTTGTAAAACAGTAATTGCAGCTTGAACAATCCCTAACCCATAACCGTGTTTGCGGTATGCCTTGTCTATCCCTAATGGACCAATACCTCCAAGTCTCCCATTAAAGCGAGGTGCCCAGTACGTGTTTTGGGCGATCATTGGTGAATCGGCATCGTTTACTCGACAAAAGCCAATAATAGCTCCACCCTGCTTCATTACAATGTATTCTCTTCCACTTCCACCAAGCTCGTAATACTTCTTCGCTTCATACTCCCATCTTCCCGGGAACTTTTCGTGCATAAATGTAAGAAAATCGTTTTGATCTTTAGGAGAAAGGACATTTATTGAGACTTCTGGAAAAAACGGCATTTCATCATAACCTTCCTTATCTTCATGACGGATGAAATCTGATACCGTTTTCGAATACTTATAACCTTTCCCTTCAAACCATTTCCGTACTGCCGGCATCGATACAGGAATACCAGGAAAGTAATGAAACGGGTCACGTCCTCCAATCACTTTCTTTGCACCTTGATCTTTTAAAGCAGCTTCTGCCTTTTTTAGAAGCTCTCCACCAATTCCTTTGTTCCGAAATGCTGAATCTACAAGCATCCATTGAATCCATCCGACTTCTTCAGCAAGCAATCTTTTTACCTCTTCAGTTTGACATATTTTTGTAACAATAGCGCCTATACATTGCCCTCCATCGTTTAACACAAAGAATGAGCCTGATATACATACATTTTCGTCATCAACACTGTTTTGTTTAAACAATGATTCTCTCATCGGAAACTGTTCCCCAATCTCTCGGTTCCATAGTTTACATATTGCTAGAATATGCTCCTCGTTTAGCTCATCCCACGAATGAAATTGCATCTTACATTCCCCCTTTTTTTCGTAATAAATAGTCTATTTAAAAAAAGAAGTGCCAATCTCGCTTTGACACCTCCCTTTTTCCGATCAGTCATAAAGTAAATATGGCTTTCTTTTTTCTTCAAACTGCTTTGCTTCTTCTCCCTTCCCACGAATCCAATTCACTAGTGAATCACCACGGTCACCTAGCCTTCTAACTTGATCGGTACCGCTAATAAGATCAATAAAATAACGTCCATTAATCGGAGCTGTCCATTGAAATTTATCTCTGTATAAGACAACAAGTGAATCGATGAGGCCTAATGATGTTTCAATAGGCTCAAATTCGTCTTCATTGTAAATGTGAAGGTCGAGTCCATAGCAAACTTCCCCTTGATACTTTGATATAAGTGGGGTGAATGTAACCGGTCGTACTTGTACTCCTGGTAGGGCGAGTTTTTCAAATTCTGCTCTCCATTTATACGCATCGATCCATGGTGCACCGATCCATTTAAAAGGAGCTGTTGTTCCACGACCTTCGGAAACGTTCGTTCCTTCGAAAAAACACGTTCCAGGGTAAAGTGCCGACATCGTCTTTCCAGTTGCATTTGGTGAGGGCATAATCCAAGGTAAACCGGTATCATCATACGACATGGTTCGCTTCCACCCTTCCATCGTCACAACAGTTAATCTCACATTCATGTTCAACTCACGATTGAAGTATTGTGCAAGTTCTCCAACTGTCATGCCATGTCTAATCGGTAAACCATACTTTCCAACAAACGATTCAAATTGAGGATCCACGATATTACCTGTTACAGTCGCCCCATTAATTGGGTTCGGACGATCCAGGACGTATACTTCAATTCCCCGCTTCCCCGCTTCCTCCATGCAATATGCGAGCGTGTAAATGTATGTATAAAAGCGGACACCGAGGTCTTGAATATCAAAAATAAGAACGTCAATCTCTTTTAGCATCTCACTTGTCGGACGTTTTTGTTTACCGTAAAGGCTATATACCGGAATATTCGTTCGT
The Bacillus shivajii DNA segment above includes these coding regions:
- a CDS encoding carbohydrate ABC transporter permease, which codes for MNTETKPNTSTQFDTSKKIVLKKKTLWQKIVENKVAYFFLLPKLVFFITFMLVPIVWAFFISFQDRGVFDVEWVGFKHYLVAFESPIFRAALWNTFLFTIVTVPAFIITALVIATLIYPLGKWSQTFFRSAFYLPTVTSMVIIAMVWRWMYNYRFGLFNYIIEFFGFERVDWLGQTATALPSLMIMAILIPPGAGIIIYLAAMNNISPSLYEAADIDGASPLQKWFRITIPLLKPTTLYLVILSTIGSFQVFTQIIMMTGGGPGYATETLVHVIYKTAFRDFNFGLASAQSVILFFIIMAFAIFQFRTLRTEK
- a CDS encoding sugar ABC transporter substrate-binding protein, with the protein product MKKMKSLVATGVFALSLSALTACGGDSSSGVDVDNWEDWEGEITIWDGPRWQDEDENQYHWIEDKVAEFEDMYPGVEIDIVQQPWAELGDALSVAIAGHNWPDIAPIDISGGAISLNHIEEGVIESTDDLFTEDEWADFYPNTLEAYEYEGSLYGVPTSVSVQTMLLNLEIFEEKGVEPPEDGRWTYDEFVETMKALTDDEVYGFSTYIMPNYYEAWPFLLMDGGYPLSEDLEEYTFDSPEAISGLQKLVDLKFEHEVAPQEMGGSDVGGTFQAFAALDQRTVAVQPWATWAINSLQTEEYEMDFMVAEYPIGDLGEPVTMGGVGGYVMFAQEDEAKKMMVSEFLKHITNTEEQYTTAKNYGTFPARESAADMEPFADNPAMADAQELADQVVGIPMHSEWARIDEVIQSQLQLAANGEKTPEEALTDARSEVERILNE
- the murQ gene encoding N-acetylmuramic acid 6-phosphate etherase, whose product is MDVNLSALTTEQRNEKTKNIDQKSTIDILTLMNEEDQTIAQAVNHELTHIERTVEYVYESLKQGGTLFYIGAGTSGRLGVLDASECPPTFRTSPDTVKAIMAGGEGAMFRAVEGVEDSVEQGAEDLKLVGLTHKDVVIGIAASGRTPYAIGALNYANELGAKTIALTCNKNSELGKVALEAIEVEVGPEVLTGSTRLKAATAHKMILNMISTTSMVKLGKVYENLMVDVNASNLKLKERAKSIVKSVTDVSDEKIATTLKEAENDVKVAIVMLKANVNVHEAKELLIQNEGFVRKAIESVEGN
- a CDS encoding SpoIID/LytB domain-containing protein, which produces MSKVLKVFFVFLFVSASFMATSSLVSFADDEEQMIRVGVVPNATSLTVGSETSYQLESKETGVVLYEGESEEVTVELQSQGTIETLFRLQTGWISSESALAEWLTQAEEEGYPTYVEPHNDGYRMLAGAFSLDASWGEREAFRQELIDKGLAGSDAFWRQITTSEGESSISIGDDLTYEGAVVLRADNGLVTVNGQPYRGFAEVEFNSAGTLVAINELPLEEYLYGVVPHELPPVPYGELEAQKTQAVAARTYALSNLGKRSSDGYDLLPTTSDQVYGGYGAEHPISNSAVDETRGVVATYDGELITAVYHSTSGGFTANNEDVWNTEAVPYLRGAPDANRGNAFDNVPTLEVFKNSGNAKSLRGMNEGAYESDWSRYHRWTFEWTMEEMTESLSARFNTDVGKVYEINVLERSDSGRVYEIEFVTENGTFSESKDQIRWALQYFNAQGNLSPLLSTLFFIEPIMGKQEVVGFEVYGGGWGHGVGMSQTGAVGMAEKGADYEEILKHYYQGIDLDTIY
- a CDS encoding GNAT family N-acetyltransferase, giving the protein MQFHSWDELNEEHILAICKLWNREIGEQFPMRESLFKQNSVDDENVCISGSFFVLNDGGQCIGAIVTKICQTEEVKRLLAEEVGWIQWMLVDSAFRNKGIGGELLKKAEAALKDQGAKKVIGGRDPFHYFPGIPVSMPAVRKWFEGKGYKYSKTVSDFIRHEDKEGYDEMPFFPEVSINVLSPKDQNDFLTFMHEKFPGRWEYEAKKYYELGGSGREYIVMKQGGAIIGFCRVNDADSPMIAQNTYWAPRFNGRLGGIGPLGIDKAYRKHGYGLGIVQAAITVLQKREVDHLIIDWTELIEFYQKFGFEIIWRYDQLEKTRL
- a CDS encoding exo-beta-N-acetylmuramidase NamZ family protein, with the protein product MVKTGLDRLIEEKEHVLKGKKIGLIMNHTSVDRNLHLSLDMLVELGFNVKAIFAPEHGVRGDVAAGQTVENQVDARTNIPVYSLYGKQKRPTSEMLKEIDVLIFDIQDLGVRFYTYIYTLAYCMEEAGKRGIEVYVLDRPNPINGATVTGNIVDPQFESFVGKYGLPIRHGMTVGELAQYFNRELNMNVRLTVVTMEGWKRTMSYDDTGLPWIMPSPNATGKTMSALYPGTCFFEGTNVSEGRGTTAPFKWIGAPWIDAYKWRAEFEKLALPGVQVRPVTFTPLISKYQGEVCYGLDLHIYNEDEFEPIETSLGLIDSLVVLYRDKFQWTAPINGRYFIDLISGTDQVRRLGDRGDSLVNWIRGKGEEAKQFEEKRKPYLLYD